A genome region from Neofelis nebulosa isolate mNeoNeb1 chromosome 14, mNeoNeb1.pri, whole genome shotgun sequence includes the following:
- the LYNX1 gene encoding ly-6/neurotoxin-like protein 1, with product MAPLLTLFLVALVGLPLAQALDCHVCAYNGENCFNPMRCPAMVTYCMTTRTYYTPTRMKVSKSCVPSCFETVYDGYSKHASTTSCCQYDLCNSAGLAVPGALALAPILLATVWGLL from the exons ATGGCGCCCCTGCTCACCCTGTTCCTTGTGGCCCTGGTGGGCCTCCCTCTGG cccaggcTCTGGACTGCCACGTGTGCGCCTACAACGGCGAGAACTGCTTCAATCCCATGCGCTGCCCGGCCATGGTCACCTACTGCATGACCACACGCACTT ACTACACGCCGACCAGGATGAAGGTGAGCAAGTCGTGTGTGCCCAGCTGCTTCGAGACCGTGTACGACGGTTACTCCAAACACGCCTCCACCACTTCTTGCTGCCAGTATGACCTCTGCAACAGCGCTGGCCTCGCCGTGCCgggggccctggccctggcccccaTCCTCCTGGCTACTGTCTGGGGTCTGCTCTaa
- the LY6D gene encoding lymphocyte antigen 6D, with the protein MKPGLLLLVALAVAAGPALALRCHVCSSSTNCEKAQDCAASARYCRTITKLEPLLGNLVEKDCVESCTPTHNFQGQVSSGATATRCCQGDLCNKSLQSSAPARSRLSGPAPGLALALGLLLAALLSAPSL; encoded by the exons ATGAAGCCAGGTCTGCTGCTCCTCGTCGCACTGGCGGTAGCCGCGGGGccag CCCTTGCTCTCCGCTGTCACGTGTGCTCCAGCTCCACCAACTGCGAGAAAGCTCAGGACTGTGCGGCCAGTGCACGCTACTGCAGGACCATAACCAAGC TGGAGCCCCTGCTGGGGAACCTGGTGGAGAAGGACTGCGTGGAGTCGTGCACGCCCACGCACAACTTTCAGGGCCAGGTCAGCAGTGGCGCGACGGCCACCCGGTGCTGTCAGGGCGACCTGTGCAACAAGAGCCTGCAGAGCAGCGCCCCCGCCCGCAGCCGGCTcagcggccccgcccccggcctggCGCTGGCCCTCGGCCTCCTCCTCGCCGCCCTCCTCTCAGCCCCCAGCCTGTGA